One genomic window of Thalassolituus hydrocarboniclasticus includes the following:
- the rpoH gene encoding RNA polymerase sigma factor RpoH → MNKGMQAVNALSPGANLESYIATVNAIPVLTPEEEKHLAEQLHYHADLEAARRLVMAHMRFVVHIARSYSGYGLNQADLIQEGNVGLMKAVKRFNPEVGVRLVSFAVHWIKAEIHEFILRNWRIVKVATTKAQRKLFFNLRSQKKRLGWLSQAEAKSIAEDLGVETKTVFEMEGRLNAYDAAFDAGVDDDDETAYQAPAHYLEDHSADPALMVESDNFEQDSNDRLHMALDQLDERSRAILQQRWLSEEKATLHDLAAVYQVSAERIRQLEKNAMKKLKEAMGGALLPA, encoded by the coding sequence ATGAACAAAGGTATGCAAGCCGTTAACGCTTTGTCCCCTGGTGCAAACCTGGAGTCGTACATTGCCACGGTTAATGCGATTCCTGTGCTCACCCCGGAAGAAGAGAAGCATCTGGCGGAACAACTTCATTATCACGCCGATCTCGAAGCCGCACGCCGTCTGGTTATGGCGCACATGCGTTTTGTTGTCCATATCGCCCGCAGCTACTCCGGCTATGGTTTGAATCAGGCTGACCTGATTCAGGAAGGTAACGTTGGCCTGATGAAGGCAGTTAAGCGTTTTAACCCGGAAGTGGGTGTGCGTCTGGTGTCCTTCGCTGTGCACTGGATCAAGGCCGAAATTCACGAATTTATTCTGCGCAACTGGCGCATCGTTAAAGTGGCCACCACCAAGGCCCAGCGTAAGCTGTTCTTTAACCTGCGCAGCCAGAAGAAGCGTCTGGGCTGGCTGAGCCAGGCAGAAGCCAAATCCATTGCCGAAGATCTCGGTGTGGAAACCAAAACCGTATTTGAGATGGAAGGCCGTCTGAATGCTTACGACGCGGCGTTTGATGCCGGTGTCGATGACGATGACGAAACCGCCTATCAGGCTCCGGCTCATTATCTGGAAGATCACAGTGCCGACCCGGCGCTGATGGTTGAGTCGGATAACTTCGAGCAGGATTCCAACGACCGTCTGCATATGGCGCTGGATCAGCTGGATGAGCGCAGCCGTGCGATTCTGCAGCAGCGCTGGCTGAGTGAAGAAAAAGCCACTCTGCACGATCTGGCGGCGGTTTATCAGGTATCTGCTGAGCGTATCCGTCAGCTGGAAAAGAACGCGATGAAGAAACTGAAAGAAGCCATGGGCGGGGCATTACTGCCAGCCTGA
- the ftsX gene encoding permease-like cell division protein FtsX: protein MAEPKHTVKTQAGASLQEIGVRKRLNAWAANHQLVAVETLMRLLSKPLGSLLTWMVIAIALTLPGALWMALDNMEQLSGRFQASGRITLYLTPKATEQQGQQLSDRIAALDSVANTEFIDADTALDDFRDNSGLQAALDFLPDNPLPAVILVEPPLGIEQAALLRLIEQLKSYQLVDSVQLDMAWVERLQAMLALAERLIGVLGVLLALAILLVVGNTIRLAIAARVDEIRVVKLVGGTNAYVRRPFLYTGLWYGMVGGLLAWLLLILCWALLNGPVADLAELYGSGFELKPLSAGAAMILLLAAMLLGWLGAWWSVSRHLDHIEP, encoded by the coding sequence ATGGCTGAGCCGAAGCATACGGTTAAAACTCAGGCCGGAGCGTCGTTACAGGAAATTGGCGTACGCAAACGGCTGAATGCCTGGGCGGCTAACCATCAGCTGGTGGCGGTGGAAACCCTGATGCGCCTGCTGAGCAAACCGCTGGGCAGCCTGCTGACCTGGATGGTGATTGCCATTGCCCTGACCTTACCGGGCGCGCTGTGGATGGCGCTGGATAATATGGAGCAGCTCAGCGGCCGCTTTCAGGCATCGGGGCGGATTACGCTGTATCTGACACCAAAGGCGACCGAGCAGCAGGGCCAGCAGCTGAGTGACCGTATTGCCGCCCTCGACAGCGTGGCCAATACCGAATTTATCGATGCCGATACCGCACTGGATGATTTCCGCGATAACAGTGGCCTGCAGGCGGCACTGGATTTTCTGCCGGATAACCCGCTGCCAGCGGTGATTCTGGTCGAGCCGCCGCTGGGCATTGAACAGGCCGCGTTGTTACGCCTGATTGAGCAACTTAAATCCTACCAGCTGGTCGATAGTGTGCAGCTGGATATGGCCTGGGTGGAACGTCTGCAGGCGATGCTGGCACTGGCCGAGCGTTTAATCGGCGTGCTGGGTGTGTTGCTGGCGCTGGCGATTCTGCTGGTGGTGGGTAATACCATCCGCCTGGCGATTGCCGCACGGGTGGACGAAATCCGTGTGGTGAAGCTGGTCGGTGGTACCAATGCTTACGTGCGCCGCCCGTTCCTGTATACCGGGTTATGGTATGGCATGGTGGGAGGCCTGCTGGCCTGGTTGTTGCTGATTCTGTGCTGGGCGTTGCTGAACGGCCCGGTGGCGGATCTGGCCGAGCTTTATGGTTCTGGCTTTGAACTGAAACCACTGTCGGCCGGAGCGGCGATGATACTGCTGCTGGCGGCAATGTTGCTGGGCTGGCTAGGCGCCTGGTGGTCGGTCAGCCGGCATTTGGATCATATAGAACCCTGA